The stretch of DNA GCGCCGAGCAGAGCATTGGGCTGTTTGATGGCCCAGTGGAACGGCCACCAGGCAGCGCCGATGGCGCCGAGCATCACCAGGGCCAGGGACGGGTCCCACTGGCCCGCCAGATCGAGAAAGCCCAGGACCTTGGTCGGGTTGGCCATGCCCGACAGCAGCAGGCCGAGGCCAAACACCAGGCCGGCGATAAAAGCCGTGACCTTGCGCATTTTCACAGACTTCCCGTTCATAGCCCCATCCCGTGGCGCAGCAGCCAGACGGTGATAAAGCCGGTCAGCATAAAACTCAGGGTGGCGACCAATGAGCGCGGCGACCATCGGGAGATGCCACAGACCCCATGACCACTGGTGCAGCCCGCGCTGTAGCGCGTACCCAGGCCCACCAACAGCCCGGCGCCGATCAGGCCGGCTATGCCGCTTTGAAACTCGATCGCCGGCAACACCTGGAACAGCCCCCAGAACAACGGCGCCAGCAGCAGGCCCGACAGGAACAGGGCCTTCTCACTCCAGCCTTCGCTGCCCGGTTGCAACAGGCTGCCCAGCAAACCGCTGATCCCGGCGATACGCCCGTTGGCCATGACAAACAGACCGGCGGCCAGACCAATCAGCGCGCCACCGGCGAGGGCGCTCCAAGGCGTGAAGTGCAGCCAGTCGATGTTCATGGGAGGGGCACCTTGTGCGAGGGAAGGGTGAGTGGGGTTTAGTCTTTGGGGTGGTGGTGCGATATGTCTGAGGTGGTTAGAGGAGGGGGGCTGTCAGTTGGGGAGTTGCCTGTGAGAGTTGCGGTATGCCGCAGAGCATCAGCGCGTCAACTGGGCGATGAGTACTCTCATTACCAAGGCGTCCAGTCAGGTGTGTGAGGGGGAGTTGTTTACCAACTGCCATAGGGAATTCCGTATTTCTCTATATAACGTTTGGACTTCTCGCTGACCTTATAGGCGTAACGCCCATTGTTTTTTCCTTGGTCCGGTCCCAATGGCTCAACTTCTGCTTGGGCCCGGGCTACTTTGACAGGGTGACGGCATTCATCCCTTACCCACACCTGAACGATGCCGCCAGGGGCCAGGCCTAAATAGACCGATGCCATATAGCGTGCAGTCTGATGCGGAGTCTCCGGGCAGCGTCGGTTAGTCGAGGTCCACATGATTTTTCGGGCTTCTTCCGGGATATCGACCCAGGCGCGATAAGTCTGTGGCTCTACGATGGATTGCCAACGCACGTAAATTCGCTTGGGAAGGTCTGCGCCAACTACTGACCATCCACTGCCTCCAACGCTATCCCCCCAGCCTCTGGCCCACTCTTTTTCGTAACCGAGGTCGCCACCCGCAGCGGAGCCGCCACCAGTACGAGTGAATAGTTTGCCGTTGATGTCCTCAACAGCACTGTCCTCGACCCAGACCTTCATGTAGTACGGTTCGATGAAGCCAAGCTCCCACCAGGGATCTTTGGGGTCGTTTTTTCCGGATAGTGGGTCGGTCTGACAGCCAGTCAACAGCAGTGCGCCCAGCAGGGCGATGAACATTCTCATTACCAAAGCGTCCAGTCAGGTACGTGAGGGGACGTGATTGGTGAGCAGCGCGCTTCGATATCAGAAGGGACCTGCCTACCAACTGCCATAGGGAATGCCATATTTCTCTATGTAGCGTTTGGAGTTTTCGGAGAGGGGGTAATAGTGCCCGTTTGATTTACCGAGGTGCGGTCCCAGCGGTTCAATCTCCGCCTGGGCACGGGCGATTTTGATCGGATGACGGCATTCGTCTCTGACCCAAACCTGAACAATGCCTCCCGGGGCCAGCCCCAGATTGACTGAGGCCATATAGCTTGCGGTTTGCTTTGGAGTCGCCGGGCAACGTCGGTTGGTTGCAGTGCGCATCAGCTGTCGGGCCTCTTCCGGGATATCGATCCATACCCGATAGGTTTGTGGTTCTACGACCGACTGCCAGCGCACGAAAATGCGTTTGGGTAGGTCGGCGCCTACTGCGGGATAACCATCACCTCCCACGCCATCCCAGCCTCTGGCCCATTCTTTTTTGAAACCAGGATCGCCGCCTGCTGCAGTCCCCCCTCCTATACGACGAACTAGTTTTCCGCGGATATCCTCTACTGCGCTTTCTTCAACCCAGACTTTCATGTAGTAGGGCTCGGTAAATCCGAGATCCCACCAGGGGGCCTTGGGATCATTTTTTCCGGAAAGTGGGTCTGCGGCTTGGCAGCCACTTAACAGCAGTGTGCCCAGCAGGGCGATGAATGCTCTCATTACCAAAGCGTCCAGTCAGGTACGTGAGGATGTTGCACGCGCACGGCATCCACCGTGGGAGCATTGATATAGACGACTTTAAGGCTACCTCCATCCTGTTTGCCAAGCGGGTGGTTCCAGTGGGCCGAGAGATGGATGTAACGCAGCTTGAGCATGGTTTCCTCGGTTGGAGTCGTACTGTAGTCACCGGCGACGAATCTGTCACAAAGGGCCTGAAGTTCTAGGGGAATGGCATAGTCCGGATCCTGCTCGTCAATAACGTTGAAGCGCACGCCGTTCTCCTTGGCCAACTCATACATCACATGGAGATACACCCTCGATAGTCTGTTGCTCATCGGTCTCTTGAGCTGTACGCCGGCATATACCCGTTTTTTTTGTAAGCCGAGACGGTCCTGTGAATCCTGCGGTAGCAACAGCGGTTCCGGCGTGACGATCTCCAGCCATTGTGCGGGCCAGCCCTCGCTCAGCCAGCGTTTTCTCGCCTGGACCGCTTCCCGGTAAATTGAGGTCTGTGTCACGTCGGTATTGATAGGCACCTCCAGTGCCTGCATCGGGCTGACCAGCACACATTCCTGCGCCTCATCCAAATAGCCTCCGCCGATATCCGAGTGCGCGCCGGGCAGGGCAATCTCGAGGTGGTCGGGCTTGACCCGGCTCAGGGCAAAGTTAGCCCGGTACTCGTCGCGAGCGACCAGTTGGACCACTGAGCGAAAGTAGCGGCGGTCGAGGTGCAGCTTGATGCCCGGGGCAATGGCGCTGCGCACGTTGCCCAGATTGCTCAAGCCGGCAACCGACGGCACTGTGTCGAACAGGCCGATAAATCCCATATCAACATCGTTACCGTACTGTCGATTGAAGCTAGGGCAAAAAGCGTCGGAATGACTGTGCAGAATCAGTTCGAGCGGACCCAGCCAGCGTACGACTTCATTGGCAAAGTGCCGGGCTGCGGCGGCGCCTCGGCTAAAGCCGAAAGCGTCAAAAGTCAGAGATGAGATTTCGGATTCGGGATTTTGCTCGAAGAAGAAAACAATACGTTCCTCGATTTCACGGAATGCCCTCTGCACACACCCTGATATTCCCGTATCGCCACGTCCTGTACCCGAGGTAATCAGGCTGTCCTTCTCGCCAGTCCGCGTTCCGATCCCCTCGACATAGATTGAGCGATAGGCGCGTCTTTGCAGGCCTTCGCCTTCGGCTTTCTGCGGGGAGTAGTACAGCTCCCTCAGCCTTTTGACGTTGCTCACATCATTTCCATAACTACTCTCCGGATCCCTCATATACGGCTTGCAACTGCCATCGAGATCCTTGTCCTCAATAGGATGCTGGGCGCCACACAGCTGGCCCATGGCCGAGTTGCTGGCGTTGTTGCCGGTGCCATCAAAGAACACGCCAATGCGCAGCGCTACCTGGACCTTTTCAGGCGGTGGCGCAGGCTCTTTGGCGTATTTCTCGTACTGCGCCCAGAGCTGTTCGCCGTAGCTGGGCTCTTCGGTTTCGGCGGCGCGTTCAGCGGGGCTCTGGTTGGGATTGGCGGGCCGTAAAACACTGGGCATCGGCCCGGGTCCGTTGCTGGCCATGGCGGGTCCTGGTTCAGGCGAAAGGGGCGCTGGAAACCGTACCGGGAATGGCGGGGCAGGGATTTAGGAGGATTCTGCAAGCGGCGACGCAGTGGCTGATTTGGTTGTAGGAACGGTTTATTGCCAGGATGTTTTTGTCGTTTGAGTGGGCGCTATCGCGAGCAAGCTCGCTCCTGCAGTGGGAGCGAGCTCATGAGCTCAGTGCCAGGCTCCTAGCGCCCCCAGGCTGAGCATCACCGCCGCCAGCATCCCCACCAAGGCAAACAACTGCTGCAACCGCGGCCCCGCCAGGTAGCGGGCGACCTGCCGGCCGGCGATCAGCCCCAGCACTGCGCCAATGGCGAAGGGCGCGCCCACCGCCCAGTGCATCACGCCGCTGAGGCTGGCGGTGATCACGCTGCCGGCGGACACCAGGGCGATCACCGCCAGGGAGGTGGCGACGATGCTTTTGCTGTCCAGGTTGGTGTAGCGGGTCAGCGCTGGGATGATCACGAAGCCGCCGCCGACCCCGAGCAACCCGGAGAGTAGCCCCGAGAGCAGGCCGGTGACGGTCAGCGCGCGGGCGCAGGGCAGGGTCCAGCGCAGCCGGCCCTGCAAGGGGTTGAGTACGCAGGGCTGGAAGGCCGCGCGGGGCGCTGGCTGGCCGTGGCGCAGTTCGCGGGTGGCCTTGAGCAGGATGCGCCCGCAGGCGTACAGCAGCACCGCGGAAAACAGCAGGGCCAGAGGCAGGTTCGGCAGGCGGTGGGCCAGCCACAGGCCCACGGGCGCCATGAGGATGCCGATGGCGGCGACGAAGCCGGCGGCGCGGTAACGCACGATGCCCTCGCGCAGCCCCAGCACCGCACCCACGGCGGCCGCCAGGCCCACCGCGAGCAGGCCGATGGGCGCGGCCTCGACCATGCTCAGGCCGAGGCCAAACACCAGCAGCGGCACCGCGAGAATCCCGCCGCCGGCCCCGGTCAATGCCAGGATCGCTCCGATCAGTGCGCCGAGGCCGGCGCCCAGCAAGCTGTACTCACTCATGATTCCGGCAGGTCCGTCACCAGGCTCGGCCGCGCCAGCCACTCATGGCCCTTGAGCATGCCGCGCCAGTACAGCGGCGGCAGGATGCGTTCCTTCAGCCACCAGGCGCGGCGGGTCGGCTGGCGACCGTCCAGCAGCCAGGCCGGAAAGCTCGGCGCGACCTTGCCGCCGTAGGTGAATTCGGCGAGGACGATCTTGCCGCGCTCCACGGTCAGCGGGCAGGAGCCGTAGCCGTCGTATTGCGCCCGGGTCGGCAGGCGCTTGAGGTTCACCAGCACGTTGGTGGCCACCACCGGCGCCTGCTTGCGCGCCGCCGCCGCGGTTTTCGCGTTGCTGGTATTGGTCCCGTCGCCCAGGCCGTGGATGTTGCTGTAGCGCTTGTGCCGCAGGCTGTACGGGTCGACGTCGATCCAGCCGGCGGCGTCGGCCAGCGGGCTGTTGCGGATAAAGTCCGGGGCGGTCTGCGGCGGCACCACGTGCAGCATGTCGAAGGGCAGTTCGATGCGTTCCTGCTGGCCATCGGCACCGTTGCGCACGAAGGTCGCCCGCTTACCGGGGCCGTCCACCGCCACCAGGTTGTGGCCGAAATCCAGGGCGATGTCGTATTTCTTCACGTATTCCATCAGCGCCGGCACATAGTCCGGTACGCCGAACAGCACGCCGCCGGCATTCAGGAAACGGGTGTTGATCTGCCCCAGCCGGCCGTTGCGCAGCCAGTGATCGCAGGACAGGTACATGGCCTTCTGCGGCGCGCCGGCGCATTTGATCGGCATCGGCGGCTGGCTGAACAGCGCCTGGCCCTGCTTGAGGTTCTGCGCCAGTTGCCAGGTGTAGGGCGCCAGGTCGTAGCGGTAGTTGGAGGTCACGCCATGCTTGCCCAGGGTTTCGCTCAGGCCGTCGATGGCGTTCCAGTCGAGCTTGAGGCCGGGGCAGACGATCAACTGGTCATAACCCAGCACGCGCCCGTCGTTGAGCAGCAGGGCGTTGTGCTCCGGCTCGAAGCTGCTCACCGCCGCCTGAATCCACTTCACCCCCTTGGGGATCAGCGAGGCCATGCTGCGGGCGGTATCTTCGGCGCGGAACACCCCGGCGCCGACCAGGGTCCAGCCGGGCTGGTAATAGTGGGTGTCGGCCGGGTCGATGATGGCGACGTCCAGGTGCGGTTCGCGGCTGATCAGGCTGGACGCGGTGGCAATG from Pseudomonas chlororaphis subsp. chlororaphis encodes:
- a CDS encoding DUF6691 family protein, which gives rise to MRKVTAFIAGLVFGLGLLLSGMANPTKVLGFLDLAGQWDPSLALVMLGAIGAAWWPFHWAIKQPNALLGASMQLPTRRDIDRRLIGGSLLFGVGWGIAGICPGPGLTLLLTPHWQAWVFVLAMLAGMLLFQWLEARRTH
- a CDS encoding YeeE/YedE family protein, with the translated sequence MNIDWLHFTPWSALAGGALIGLAAGLFVMANGRIAGISGLLGSLLQPGSEGWSEKALFLSGLLLAPLFWGLFQVLPAIEFQSGIAGLIGAGLLVGLGTRYSAGCTSGHGVCGISRWSPRSLVATLSFMLTGFITVWLLRHGMGL
- a CDS encoding DUF2931 family protein, with protein sequence MRMFIALLGALLLTGCQTDPLSGKNDPKDPWWELGFIEPYYMKVWVEDSAVEDINGKLFTRTGGGSAAGGDLGYEKEWARGWGDSVGGSGWSVVGADLPKRIYVRWQSIVEPQTYRAWVDIPEEARKIMWTSTNRRCPETPHQTARYMASVYLGLAPGGIVQVWVRDECRHPVKVARAQAEVEPLGPDQGKNNGRYAYKVSEKSKRYIEKYGIPYGSW
- a CDS encoding DUF2931 family protein, with protein sequence MRAFIALLGTLLLSGCQAADPLSGKNDPKAPWWDLGFTEPYYMKVWVEESAVEDIRGKLVRRIGGGTAAGGDPGFKKEWARGWDGVGGDGYPAVGADLPKRIFVRWQSVVEPQTYRVWIDIPEEARQLMRTATNRRCPATPKQTASYMASVNLGLAPGGIVQVWVRDECRHPIKIARAQAEIEPLGPHLGKSNGHYYPLSENSKRYIEKYGIPYGSW
- a CDS encoding phospholipase effector Tle1 domain-containing protein, which translates into the protein MASNGPGPMPSVLRPANPNQSPAERAAETEEPSYGEQLWAQYEKYAKEPAPPPEKVQVALRIGVFFDGTGNNASNSAMGQLCGAQHPIEDKDLDGSCKPYMRDPESSYGNDVSNVKRLRELYYSPQKAEGEGLQRRAYRSIYVEGIGTRTGEKDSLITSGTGRGDTGISGCVQRAFREIEERIVFFFEQNPESEISSLTFDAFGFSRGAAAARHFANEVVRWLGPLELILHSHSDAFCPSFNRQYGNDVDMGFIGLFDTVPSVAGLSNLGNVRSAIAPGIKLHLDRRYFRSVVQLVARDEYRANFALSRVKPDHLEIALPGAHSDIGGGYLDEAQECVLVSPMQALEVPINTDVTQTSIYREAVQARKRWLSEGWPAQWLEIVTPEPLLLPQDSQDRLGLQKKRVYAGVQLKRPMSNRLSRVYLHVMYELAKENGVRFNVIDEQDPDYAIPLELQALCDRFVAGDYSTTPTEETMLKLRYIHLSAHWNHPLGKQDGGSLKVVYINAPTVDAVRVQHPHVPDWTLW
- a CDS encoding sulfite exporter TauE/SafE family protein, which gives rise to MSEYSLLGAGLGALIGAILALTGAGGGILAVPLLVFGLGLSMVEAAPIGLLAVGLAAAVGAVLGLREGIVRYRAAGFVAAIGILMAPVGLWLAHRLPNLPLALLFSAVLLYACGRILLKATRELRHGQPAPRAAFQPCVLNPLQGRLRWTLPCARALTVTGLLSGLLSGLLGVGGGFVIIPALTRYTNLDSKSIVATSLAVIALVSAGSVITASLSGVMHWAVGAPFAIGAVLGLIAGRQVARYLAGPRLQQLFALVGMLAAVMLSLGALGAWH
- a CDS encoding NAD(P)/FAD-dependent oxidoreductase, with the translated sequence MRPISPIPRAVNGSHQVLIVGGGAAGIATASSLISREPHLDVAIIDPADTHYYQPGWTLVGAGVFRAEDTARSMASLIPKGVKWIQAAVSSFEPEHNALLLNDGRVLGYDQLIVCPGLKLDWNAIDGLSETLGKHGVTSNYRYDLAPYTWQLAQNLKQGQALFSQPPMPIKCAGAPQKAMYLSCDHWLRNGRLGQINTRFLNAGGVLFGVPDYVPALMEYVKKYDIALDFGHNLVAVDGPGKRATFVRNGADGQQERIELPFDMLHVVPPQTAPDFIRNSPLADAAGWIDVDPYSLRHKRYSNIHGLGDGTNTSNAKTAAAARKQAPVVATNVLVNLKRLPTRAQYDGYGSCPLTVERGKIVLAEFTYGGKVAPSFPAWLLDGRQPTRRAWWLKERILPPLYWRGMLKGHEWLARPSLVTDLPES